Proteins from a genomic interval of Ndongobacter massiliensis:
- a CDS encoding ribonuclease HII, with protein MKRTLDEGALQALYRELAAHSAVCGIDEVGRGPIAGPVVACAIIMDKGDHIPGVRDSKKLSEKKRELLYAPILERARAWGIGQIEAELIDAIDIRQATLLAMKQALEQLCLMPDAPFPDLVVVDAETIDTPLPQIAVVHGDDLIYEISCASIIAKVTRDRQMIAYGKQHPEYGFERHKGYGTKAHYEAIERYGLLPLHRRSFLKGRESSWRKAEKTDG; from the coding sequence ATGAAGCGCACATTGGATGAAGGTGCATTACAGGCGCTTTACCGGGAACTTGCAGCGCACTCCGCCGTTTGTGGGATCGACGAAGTGGGACGCGGACCGATTGCCGGACCCGTCGTCGCCTGTGCTATAATCATGGACAAGGGAGATCATATACCGGGCGTGCGCGACTCCAAAAAGTTGAGCGAAAAGAAGCGGGAGCTTTTATATGCGCCGATTTTGGAGCGGGCGCGCGCGTGGGGAATTGGGCAGATAGAGGCGGAATTGATCGATGCGATCGACATCCGCCAAGCGACGTTATTGGCGATGAAACAGGCGCTGGAACAGCTTTGTTTGATGCCCGATGCCCCATTTCCAGATCTGGTGGTCGTGGACGCGGAAACGATCGATACGCCCTTGCCGCAGATCGCAGTCGTGCACGGCGATGATCTCATTTATGAAATTTCCTGTGCTTCCATTATTGCAAAAGTAACCCGTGATCGGCAGATGATTGCCTATGGGAAGCAGCACCCAGAATACGGATTTGAACGGCATAAAGGATATGGCACCAAGGCGCATTACGAAGCCATCGAGCGCTACGGCTTATTGCCGCTGCATCGCCGAAGTTTTCTGAAAGGTAGGGAAAGTTCGTGGCGAAAAGCGGAGAAAACGGATGGTTAG
- the dprA gene encoding DNA-processing protein DprA, with translation MKGILIRERLALLARRIRRLPTIQQQAFSQRCLQMLLCGARPLSVLQALESQCAQLSFLPQKTSPKAQAGMEILQRLSAWTICFWEEAYPPLLREISDPPLILFGRGKKEALRRCSLAIVGTRKPSDYGRFYAGQWSRLLAEADITVVSGLAHGIDGQAHRGALAGGGTSIGVLAGGIDRIYPAVHRELAQQLCEKGAILTEQIPGTPPLPHHFLTRNRILSGLSRGAVVIEGQARSGTMITVRCALAQGRDVFALPGDIGRPQSEGPNLLIQWGAKAVTSVEQILEEIPRKEEDAPGECKKCTGIPKQKKEVTLSKTEQLVYDTLDSGSCSVDEILSGGNMTLSQVLAALTRLEQKGWIRRDGPGRIARSR, from the coding sequence ATGAAAGGCATCTTGATTCGGGAGCGCCTGGCGCTTCTTGCGCGGCGCATTCGGCGGCTGCCCACGATTCAGCAGCAGGCATTTTCGCAGCGCTGCCTCCAAATGCTCTTGTGCGGGGCAAGACCCCTGTCGGTTTTGCAGGCATTGGAGTCGCAATGCGCGCAATTGTCTTTTTTGCCACAAAAGACGTCGCCAAAAGCACAGGCAGGGATGGAAATTCTGCAACGCCTTTCTGCGTGGACGATTTGTTTTTGGGAGGAAGCGTATCCACCGTTGCTGCGGGAAATCAGCGATCCACCGCTGATTCTGTTCGGACGGGGAAAGAAAGAAGCCCTGCGTCGATGCAGCCTGGCCATTGTAGGCACGCGAAAACCCAGTGATTACGGACGTTTCTATGCGGGACAGTGGAGCCGTTTGTTGGCGGAAGCGGACATTACGGTTGTCTCAGGTCTTGCTCACGGAATTGACGGACAGGCGCACCGCGGTGCGCTGGCGGGTGGCGGAACGAGTATCGGCGTGCTTGCAGGCGGCATCGATCGGATTTATCCCGCGGTTCACCGGGAATTGGCGCAGCAGCTGTGTGAAAAAGGGGCAATCCTCACGGAGCAGATTCCGGGGACGCCACCGCTACCCCATCATTTTTTAACACGCAATCGGATTTTATCCGGCTTGAGTCGCGGGGCCGTGGTGATCGAGGGACAAGCGCGATCCGGGACGATGATCACCGTGCGCTGCGCATTGGCGCAGGGACGCGATGTTTTTGCGCTGCCGGGGGACATTGGGCGTCCGCAAAGCGAGGGTCCCAATTTATTGATTCAATGGGGCGCGAAAGCGGTCACTTCGGTGGAACAAATCTTGGAAGAAATTCCCCGGAAGGAAGAAGATGCGCCGGGTGAATGCAAGAAGTGCACGGGCATTCCCAAACAGAAAAAAGAAGTCACCTTGTCAAAGACGGAACAGCTCGTGTATGATACACTCGATTCCGGGTCGTGCAGTGTGGATGAAATATTGTCGGGCGGGAACATGACCTTGTCGCAGGTGTTGGCGGCACTCACCCGATTAGAACAGAAAGGATGGATTCGGCGAGACGGACCGGGCAGGATTGCGCGGAGTCGCTAA
- the trmD gene encoding tRNA (guanosine(37)-N1)-methyltransferase TrmD, translating into MKIDVLTLFPEVVSVMQNYGVLGRALQNGLVEMRTVCIRDFSEDRHHRVDDTVYGGAAGMLMGPQPVVDAIDSVRDPQARVIYLSPQGPVLTQQKARALASEEHLVLLCGHYEGIDARVTNHFIDEELSIGDYVLTGGELPAMVLIDAVLRWVKGVLGNEASAASDSHVDGLLQYDEYTKPRNFRGYTVPEILLNGNHAEIAAWRRQSALENTKKKRPDLYEKYNADQASEGGKNGLY; encoded by the coding sequence ATGAAAATTGATGTGCTCACCCTTTTCCCGGAAGTCGTATCTGTTATGCAAAATTACGGGGTGTTGGGCAGAGCGCTGCAAAACGGACTGGTGGAGATGCGAACGGTGTGTATCCGGGATTTTTCCGAAGATCGTCATCACCGGGTCGATGATACGGTGTACGGCGGCGCTGCGGGGATGCTGATGGGACCGCAGCCGGTGGTTGATGCGATTGACTCCGTGCGCGATCCACAGGCGCGCGTCATTTATCTCAGCCCACAGGGACCGGTTTTGACGCAGCAAAAAGCGAGGGCGCTTGCCTCGGAAGAGCACCTGGTGCTTCTTTGTGGACACTATGAAGGCATTGACGCAAGGGTGACGAATCACTTCATCGATGAAGAATTGTCGATTGGGGACTACGTATTGACCGGCGGTGAATTGCCCGCCATGGTACTTATCGATGCGGTCTTGCGATGGGTAAAAGGTGTGTTGGGCAATGAAGCAAGTGCGGCGAGCGATTCCCATGTGGACGGGCTATTGCAATATGACGAATATACGAAACCGCGCAATTTTCGCGGCTATACGGTGCCGGAGATTCTTTTGAATGGCAATCACGCTGAAATCGCCGCATGGCGACGGCAAAGTGCCTTGGAAAACACAAAGAAAAAGCGTCCCGACCTTTATGAAAAATATAATGCCGACCAAGCGTCGGAAGGAGGAAAAAATGGACTATATTAG
- the ylxM gene encoding YlxM family DNA-binding protein: protein MESNVEIAMLYDLYGALLTERQREVVEQYYLDDLSLTEIAANLAVSKQAVSEQLQRSENKLREMERQLGFKKRLRAQNEILRGVIKRLESDPSPKALQECTTRLSDMIDRRIAE, encoded by the coding sequence GTGGAATCGAACGTCGAAATTGCGATGCTGTACGATTTATACGGCGCACTGCTCACCGAGCGGCAGCGGGAAGTCGTGGAGCAGTACTATTTGGACGATTTATCCCTGACAGAGATTGCAGCAAACCTTGCCGTGTCGAAGCAGGCGGTATCGGAGCAGCTGCAACGCTCCGAGAACAAGCTGCGCGAAATGGAGAGGCAACTGGGGTTCAAGAAGCGGCTTCGGGCGCAAAATGAGATTTTGCGGGGCGTCATCAAACGGCTCGAATCCGATCCGTCTCCGAAAGCATTGCAGGAGTGTACGACGCGGTTAAGTGATATGATTGACCGGCGCATTGCCGAATAA
- a CDS encoding YraN family protein, with protein MAKSGENGWLGELCAQLLLKSDGYAIVDRNFRSRLQQGEIDIIAVQKDVLVFVEVKVRKNGRYGAPDEFVDERKQKCLCKTAQEYIETRATKQRFYRFDVIAIDCAKREVRWLQNAFGVSR; from the coding sequence GTGGCGAAAAGCGGAGAAAACGGATGGTTAGGGGAGCTTTGTGCGCAATTATTGCTGAAAAGCGATGGCTATGCCATTGTTGATCGAAATTTTCGCTCCCGGCTGCAGCAGGGAGAAATTGATATTATAGCCGTTCAAAAGGATGTCTTAGTTTTTGTCGAAGTAAAGGTTCGAAAAAACGGCAGGTATGGTGCGCCGGACGAATTTGTCGATGAAAGAAAACAGAAATGTCTGTGCAAAACGGCGCAGGAATACATTGAGACGCGGGCGACGAAGCAGCGCTTTTATCGTTTCGATGTGATTGCCATTGACTGTGCCAAGCGGGAAGTGCGCTGGCTGCAAAATGCCTTTGGAGTCAGCCGATGA
- the ftsY gene encoding signal recognition particle-docking protein FtsY: protein MFSLFQSLKEGLKKTRRSFSDAMDNLFRGRADIDDDLFDELEEFLISADIGVDATMQLIDDLREKVGEEHIREVAGVRAALVEVLRENLAKKNVENALCVQKGTPTVILVIGVNGVGKTTTIGKLAARLKKDGYAVLLAAADTFRAAAIDQLDLWAKRADVPIIKRDEGADPASVVYDAIAAARARNIDVLLCDTAGRLHNKKNLMNELEKINRIIDREFGEANRETLLVLDATTGQNAIAQAQAFSEVASLTGLVLTKLDGTAKGGVVFPLQMECGVPVKFIGIGESVEDLRPFDSDDFVRALFE from the coding sequence ATGTTTTCCTTATTTCAATCGCTTAAAGAAGGGCTTAAGAAAACGCGGCGCAGTTTCAGCGATGCGATGGACAATTTATTTCGTGGACGCGCGGATATTGACGATGACTTATTTGACGAACTGGAGGAGTTTTTAATTTCTGCAGACATTGGGGTCGATGCCACGATGCAGCTGATCGACGATTTGCGTGAAAAAGTGGGCGAGGAACATATCCGAGAGGTTGCCGGTGTGCGCGCCGCGCTCGTTGAGGTGCTGCGTGAGAATTTGGCAAAGAAAAATGTAGAAAATGCCCTTTGCGTGCAAAAAGGGACGCCGACGGTCATTTTAGTCATCGGGGTCAACGGCGTGGGCAAGACAACGACGATCGGGAAACTGGCGGCGCGTCTGAAAAAAGATGGATATGCCGTGTTGCTGGCGGCGGCGGATACCTTCCGCGCTGCGGCCATCGATCAACTGGATCTGTGGGCAAAACGTGCGGATGTCCCCATTATTAAGCGCGACGAAGGAGCGGATCCCGCTTCGGTCGTGTACGATGCGATTGCGGCGGCGCGTGCGCGCAATATCGATGTACTGCTTTGCGATACGGCGGGGCGTTTGCACAATAAAAAGAATCTTATGAACGAGTTAGAAAAGATCAATCGGATCATTGACCGGGAATTTGGAGAGGCAAATCGTGAAACACTCCTCGTGCTGGATGCGACCACCGGACAGAATGCCATTGCGCAGGCGCAGGCATTTTCGGAGGTGGCTTCTCTGACGGGGCTGGTTTTGACAAAATTGGACGGAACGGCGAAGGGCGGCGTCGTATTTCCGCTGCAAATGGAGTGCGGCGTGCCGGTAAAATTCATCGGCATTGGCGAAAGCGTCGAGGATTTGCGCCCCTTTGATTCGGATGATTTTGTACGCGCTTTGTTTGAATAA
- the rplS gene encoding 50S ribosomal protein L19 encodes MDYIRNLEQEQMKQDLPAFRVGDTLQVHYRIKEGSRERVQLFEGTCIKRQGGGVNETFTVRRVSYGVGVERTFLTHSPRVEKLVVTRQGKVRRARLYYLRDRQGKAAKVKEKTNY; translated from the coding sequence ATGGACTATATTAGAAACTTGGAGCAGGAACAAATGAAGCAGGATTTGCCCGCATTTCGCGTGGGTGATACGCTTCAGGTTCACTATCGCATTAAAGAGGGTTCCAGAGAGCGTGTCCAGTTGTTTGAGGGCACCTGCATTAAACGGCAGGGCGGCGGGGTCAATGAAACCTTCACCGTGCGTCGCGTCAGCTACGGTGTGGGCGTGGAGCGAACCTTCCTGACCCATTCCCCACGGGTGGAAAAACTCGTGGTCACCCGCCAGGGAAAAGTACGTCGCGCTCGCCTGTATTATTTGCGCGACCGTCAGGGCAAAGCCGCCAAGGTCAAAGAGAAAACGAACTACTAA
- a CDS encoding KH domain-containing protein — MKALVEALAESLVDSPEKVEVQETREGGVVNLVLSVDAHDMGKVIGKQGRIANAMRQVLKACAIKENVKVRLDIAEE, encoded by the coding sequence ATGAAAGCGCTCGTAGAGGCTCTTGCCGAAAGCCTAGTGGATTCGCCCGAAAAAGTCGAAGTGCAAGAAACTCGTGAGGGTGGGGTTGTCAATTTAGTGCTGTCGGTTGACGCGCATGATATGGGGAAAGTTATCGGAAAACAGGGACGCATTGCCAATGCCATGCGTCAAGTGCTCAAAGCATGTGCGATCAAGGAAAATGTGAAAGTACGTCTGGACATTGCAGAAGAATGA
- the rimM gene encoding ribosome maturation factor RimM (Essential for efficient processing of 16S rRNA) gives MSRVTVAEIIAPHGLKGAMKVRVADENPARFPKDRVLILEGTDCTYRVQSYRGQGLFGILQLQEMDSIEQVESLRGKFFVAEEEQLPKLEDGHYYIKDLIGMRVEDLSGKVLGTLTDVLSYAANDVYVVRTEQGEVLVPALRTIVRHVDLANGSMQLEPMKGLFDEN, from the coding sequence ATGAGCAGGGTAACGGTTGCGGAAATTATTGCCCCCCACGGGCTCAAGGGTGCGATGAAAGTGCGGGTTGCCGATGAAAATCCTGCTCGTTTCCCAAAGGATCGCGTTTTGATTCTGGAGGGAACCGATTGTACCTATCGCGTACAGTCCTATCGGGGACAAGGACTTTTTGGCATTCTCCAACTGCAGGAGATGGATTCGATTGAACAGGTCGAATCGCTTCGCGGAAAATTCTTCGTCGCGGAGGAAGAGCAACTCCCAAAACTAGAAGACGGGCATTACTACATCAAGGATTTGATCGGAATGCGCGTGGAGGATCTTTCCGGAAAAGTATTGGGAACGCTCACGGATGTGCTCTCGTATGCGGCGAATGACGTCTACGTCGTGCGTACCGAGCAGGGGGAAGTGCTGGTGCCTGCGCTGCGCACCATCGTGCGTCACGTGGATCTAGCGAACGGATCTATGCAATTGGAGCCGATGAAAGGGTTATTTGATGAAAATTGA
- the ffh gene encoding signal recognition particle protein — MFDNLARRLQNALGKLTNKGKLSEKDVDLAMREIRLALLEADVQYKVVKDFVKETKERCIGEEVMKSLTPGQMVIKIVREQLTALMSDPNQKLTFASTSPTVIMLCGLQGAGKTTHVGKLAKWLIRKGKRPMLAAGDVYRPAAVKQLQVVGKQAQANVFSMGTDVDPVEIAKAAYAEAKRTGHDVLLIDTAGRLQIDTALMEELKRIKSAVPVQETLLVIDAMTGQEAVHVAETFNEAIELTGVLLTKLDGDARGGAALSVRAVTKKPIKFLGVGEKLEDLEEFHPDRLVGRILGMGDVLSLIERAEQAFDAEQAREMERKIRSSKYDLNDFYDQLQQMKNMGPLDDLLKMLPGVGSRLPAGFQADEKQLLRIEAVLTSMTDEERRNPDLINGSRRERIAKGAGQSPVVVNRLLKQFKETKKLMKQMGGLQKKAKKGRFKNPFF; from the coding sequence ATGTTTGACAATCTGGCGAGACGCCTACAAAATGCACTGGGCAAACTGACCAATAAGGGAAAACTCAGCGAAAAAGATGTAGATCTTGCCATGCGGGAAATTCGCTTGGCATTGCTGGAAGCGGACGTACAGTACAAGGTCGTCAAGGATTTTGTGAAAGAGACCAAAGAGCGCTGTATCGGCGAAGAAGTGATGAAATCTCTTACACCGGGGCAGATGGTCATAAAAATCGTACGGGAACAGCTGACGGCGCTGATGAGCGACCCGAATCAGAAATTGACCTTTGCCTCGACGTCGCCCACCGTTATCATGCTGTGCGGCTTGCAGGGCGCCGGAAAAACGACGCACGTCGGCAAGCTCGCCAAATGGCTGATTCGAAAGGGCAAGCGTCCGATGTTGGCGGCCGGTGATGTGTATCGCCCGGCGGCGGTCAAACAGCTGCAGGTCGTCGGCAAGCAGGCGCAGGCGAATGTGTTTTCCATGGGCACCGACGTCGATCCGGTGGAGATTGCGAAAGCGGCTTACGCGGAAGCAAAGCGCACCGGGCACGATGTGCTGCTGATCGATACGGCGGGGCGCTTGCAAATCGATACGGCATTGATGGAGGAACTCAAGCGGATTAAAAGCGCCGTACCCGTGCAGGAAACCCTGCTGGTGATCGACGCCATGACGGGCCAGGAAGCGGTCCACGTCGCGGAGACGTTCAATGAAGCGATCGAGTTGACCGGTGTCCTGCTGACCAAGCTGGATGGCGATGCGCGCGGCGGTGCCGCACTGTCGGTGCGCGCGGTTACGAAGAAACCCATCAAGTTTCTGGGCGTCGGCGAAAAACTCGAAGATTTGGAGGAATTTCACCCGGATCGCCTAGTCGGCCGCATTTTAGGCATGGGGGATGTGCTGTCGCTGATTGAGCGCGCTGAACAAGCCTTTGATGCCGAGCAGGCACGGGAGATGGAGCGAAAAATTCGTTCTTCCAAGTACGATTTGAATGATTTTTATGACCAGCTCCAACAGATGAAAAACATGGGCCCGCTGGATGATCTCTTAAAAATGCTCCCCGGTGTGGGAAGCCGGCTGCCGGCGGGGTTTCAGGCGGACGAGAAGCAACTTCTGCGCATCGAAGCCGTGTTGACGTCTATGACCGATGAGGAACGACGCAATCCCGACCTCATCAACGGGTCACGCCGCGAGCGCATTGCAAAGGGTGCGGGGCAGAGCCCCGTAGTGGTCAATCGCCTGTTGAAGCAGTTCAAAGAGACAAAAAAATTGATGAAACAGATGGGTGGATTGCAGAAAAAAGCGAAAAAAGGGCGTTTCAAAAATCCCTTTTTCTAA
- the ylqF gene encoding ribosome biogenesis GTPase YlqF encodes MQINWFPGHMKKSVDEIQKQLPLIDVCCEIVDARIPQSGVNQLLRKITQSKPLLTILNKRDLAEENETTAWIAHLQQSRHMALAFNARTDRNYAEILRAARALTAEQRARRRAKGMAKQEMRMLVFGIPNSGKSTWINTMAGRRSAKVGNRPGVTTQKQWIKTGELLLLDTPGILWPKLEQRQALHLAYTGAIRDEVLDIRELALSLLQDLLQLDAARVYDRYGVAGADPMELLQEIGRKTGALQRGGMIDEERAAKTLLDDFRKTRLGRLTLERVPR; translated from the coding sequence ATGCAGATCAACTGGTTTCCGGGTCATATGAAAAAATCGGTGGATGAAATTCAAAAACAGCTGCCGCTAATCGACGTATGCTGTGAAATCGTCGACGCGCGGATTCCGCAATCCGGCGTTAACCAATTATTGCGCAAAATCACACAGAGCAAACCCCTATTGACCATCCTAAACAAAAGGGATCTCGCGGAGGAAAACGAGACGACTGCATGGATTGCACACCTCCAGCAGTCGCGGCACATGGCGCTGGCCTTCAATGCGCGCACGGATCGCAACTATGCGGAGATTTTGCGCGCCGCCCGCGCTTTGACTGCCGAGCAGCGCGCCCGCCGTCGTGCAAAAGGCATGGCAAAACAGGAAATGCGCATGTTGGTTTTCGGAATTCCGAATTCGGGCAAATCGACCTGGATTAACACCATGGCAGGACGCCGCAGCGCCAAAGTCGGCAATCGACCCGGCGTGACAACACAGAAACAGTGGATTAAGACCGGAGAACTGCTGCTGCTCGACACCCCGGGCATCTTGTGGCCGAAATTGGAGCAGCGACAGGCGCTGCATTTGGCGTATACCGGCGCCATTCGCGACGAAGTGTTAGATATTCGGGAATTGGCACTGTCCTTACTGCAAGATTTGCTGCAACTGGATGCGGCTCGTGTATATGACCGCTATGGCGTAGCTGGTGCGGATCCGATGGAACTATTGCAGGAAATTGGGCGCAAAACCGGTGCCCTGCAGCGCGGCGGGATGATTGACGAAGAGCGCGCCGCCAAAACGTTGCTCGACGATTTCCGAAAAACACGATTGGGACGTCTCACCTTGGAACGGGTGCCGCGATGA
- a CDS encoding alanine racemase, producing MNDPVIRACAEKYDSFYLYDEQTISRQAFRLQNDLPGVQFLYSMKANPHPAVLRTLFAQGFGADAASLNEVLLARDAGLRKEQIYYSAPAKTTNDLRRALPHAILIADSMGELERLQEIAREENRIFSIGVRINPNFSFDGGPGLPTKFGIDEEALFFYLERGRSFPNLKIDGLHVHLHSQELDAAVLTRYYKNLLLLCDRFAVAVKRPIAFLNMGSGIGIPYAPEEQEVDTAQLGQSLAAMLPDFRKRFPTTKILIETGRYVVGDAGIYVTKIIDRKTSRGKTYLLLKNTLNGFLRPALSFAVEKAARGAIDMTEPFYTGKNTFQLYTFKNEPDTEHVTLVGNLCAATDQIAEDILLPRLVPGDLIAVNHAGAYAAILSPMQFSSQEKPVELFLKRDGTILEPAQMQGLS from the coding sequence ATGAACGATCCCGTAATTCGCGCCTGTGCAGAAAAGTACGACAGTTTCTATCTCTATGACGAGCAAACCATTTCTCGACAGGCGTTCCGCCTGCAAAATGATCTGCCCGGGGTACAGTTTTTGTATTCGATGAAAGCCAATCCGCATCCCGCCGTATTGCGTACCTTGTTTGCGCAAGGCTTCGGCGCAGATGCAGCAAGTCTGAACGAGGTGTTGCTGGCCCGCGACGCCGGACTGCGCAAAGAGCAGATCTATTATTCTGCGCCGGCGAAGACGACGAACGATTTGCGGCGCGCCCTGCCCCATGCGATATTGATTGCCGACAGCATGGGCGAATTGGAGCGCCTGCAGGAGATCGCCCGGGAAGAAAACCGCATTTTTTCCATCGGCGTGCGCATTAATCCGAACTTTTCCTTTGACGGCGGGCCCGGATTGCCGACAAAATTTGGCATCGATGAGGAAGCACTCTTCTTCTATCTGGAGCGCGGACGTTCCTTTCCGAATTTGAAAATCGACGGGCTACACGTGCACCTGCACAGCCAAGAACTGGATGCCGCGGTGTTGACGCGCTACTACAAAAATCTTCTGCTGCTTTGTGACCGCTTTGCCGTGGCGGTGAAACGCCCGATTGCCTTTCTCAATATGGGATCCGGGATCGGTATCCCGTATGCTCCGGAGGAACAGGAAGTCGACACCGCTCAATTAGGACAGTCCCTTGCCGCAATGCTCCCAGATTTTCGCAAGCGGTTCCCGACGACAAAAATTTTGATCGAAACCGGGCGTTATGTCGTCGGAGATGCGGGCATTTACGTGACAAAGATCATTGACCGAAAGACCTCACGCGGAAAAACGTATTTGCTGTTAAAAAATACATTGAACGGCTTTCTGCGCCCTGCGCTTTCGTTCGCGGTGGAAAAAGCTGCCCGCGGTGCCATAGACATGACGGAGCCGTTTTATACCGGAAAAAACACATTCCAACTGTATACTTTCAAAAATGAGCCGGATACCGAGCATGTGACGCTGGTCGGCAATCTTTGTGCCGCCACCGACCAGATTGCCGAAGACATTTTACTGCCGCGGCTCGTTCCGGGCGATCTCATCGCGGTAAACCACGCCGGTGCCTATGCGGCGATTTTATCTCCGATGCAGTTTTCATCCCAGGAAAAGCCCGTGGAATTGTTTCTGAAGAGAGACGGGACGATTTTGGAACCCGCGCAAATGCAGGGATTGTCCTGA